The following proteins are encoded in a genomic region of Paenibacillus sp. FSL H3-0469:
- a CDS encoding carbohydrate ABC transporter permease: METAAVPKKKRKPPISSSTGDRLFVICNYCFMIALMIVTLYPFVNVLAVSLNNAQDSIKGGIYLLPREWTLANYTYILREATIFHATFISVLRTVIGTVVTVFCSAMLAYTLSRQDYVLRKFITVAFIMTMYFNGGLIPNYLLIRDMGLVGSFWVYILPGIIGVFNLIIIRSFIENLPESIIESAKIDGAGDYRTFFSLILPLTVPVLATVALFSGVFQWNSWFDVFLYNSSDEKLSTLQYELQKILQNSNTTTGTSSLDGMIQGATGGQQNAVTPMSVRATMTIVASVPIIMVYPFLQKYFVKGMMVGGVKG, encoded by the coding sequence ATGGAAACCGCAGCTGTCCCTAAGAAAAAACGCAAGCCCCCCATAAGCTCTTCCACCGGCGACCGCTTGTTTGTTATTTGCAACTACTGCTTCATGATCGCACTAATGATCGTTACTCTGTATCCGTTTGTGAATGTCCTTGCCGTGTCGCTTAATAACGCGCAAGACTCTATCAAAGGCGGAATCTACCTGCTGCCCAGAGAATGGACGCTGGCGAATTACACTTATATTCTGAGAGAGGCCACGATTTTTCATGCGACCTTCATCTCAGTGCTGCGCACCGTGATCGGAACGGTAGTCACCGTCTTCTGCTCGGCCATGCTGGCCTACACGCTTAGCAGACAGGATTATGTGCTGCGCAAATTCATCACCGTAGCTTTTATTATGACGATGTATTTCAACGGCGGTCTGATTCCCAATTACCTGCTGATCCGGGATATGGGACTGGTCGGCAGCTTCTGGGTCTACATTCTTCCGGGGATTATCGGGGTGTTCAACCTGATTATTATCCGTTCCTTCATTGAAAATCTGCCGGAGAGCATCATCGAATCGGCGAAAATTGACGGGGCGGGGGATTACCGGACCTTCTTCAGCCTCATTCTGCCGCTAACCGTGCCTGTCCTTGCCACGGTGGCGCTGTTCTCAGGGGTGTTCCAGTGGAATTCGTGGTTCGATGTGTTCCTCTACAATTCCTCGGATGAGAAGCTGAGTACCCTGCAATATGAGCTGCAAAAGATTCTGCAGAACTCCAATACCACCACCGGCACCTCTTCACTCGACGGGATGATCCAGGGAGCTACCGGAGGACAGCAGAATGCGGTCACGCCAATGTCCGTGCGGGCAACGATGACGATTGTAGCCTCGGTGCCGATTATCATGGTGTACCCGTTCCTGCAGAAGTATTTTGTCAAAGGCATGATGGTCGGCGGGGTTAAAGGCTAA
- a CDS encoding right-handed parallel beta-helix repeat-containing protein, giving the protein MEYHVAMQGSDQAPGTADQPFRSISRAAALAEPGDTVTVHAGTYREWVNPANGGTEELRIVYQAAGDGEVIITGAEPVADWQDEGDGVWSTEVPNSLFAVRNPFKEKLYGDWLFEGAFEPHLGEVYLDGKSLYECDSVTKLRDPKVWPQAKYSQDSLLQWYAEVSSNATKIWASFGGKDPRRENVEISVRPYCFWPEKTGRGYITVKGFTLRQASPQWAPPTALQEGLIGPHWSKGWIIEDNHICESKCTGVSLGKEISTGHNEWSNGRMKGGTQREQEVIFRALRQDWHKDNIGSHIVRNNVIHDCEQAGVVGHLGGAFSQIIQNRIYNIHHKRIFHGAEVGGIKLHASLDTQICGNVIYSSYRALWLDWQAQGTRISRNVFYDNLSEDFFMEVCHGPYMVDHNLFLSPMNFRNMAQGGAFVHNLFAGRFVVRPELTRYTPYHMPHETAVAGYSNFTGGDDRYYNNIFLRDEDTDDEVVPMTFFEHLPLTPREQLNDNGERVMDGIPDNSRCYLHPVGLGGYNEHPNARDKQWWEYTREEIKALIDSGKPFHPEQMALPVAIQGNLYLKDAVPGAHEPHAKVYADKGIEIEVDPASGKVQVHIVNPELLRAAAPTVVTTNLLGRSYHAEMRYEEPDGSPYRFDRDFFGKQRPDSNVTPGPFELTENAAVKIVL; this is encoded by the coding sequence ATGGAATATCATGTTGCAATGCAAGGGAGCGATCAGGCTCCGGGTACAGCGGATCAGCCTTTCCGCTCCATCTCCCGCGCTGCGGCGCTGGCGGAGCCTGGAGATACAGTTACCGTTCATGCGGGTACATACAGGGAATGGGTGAACCCGGCTAACGGAGGAACAGAAGAACTAAGGATTGTCTATCAGGCTGCCGGAGATGGGGAGGTCATCATCACAGGTGCTGAGCCGGTGGCAGACTGGCAGGATGAAGGGGACGGTGTCTGGAGTACAGAGGTACCGAACAGCCTGTTTGCTGTGCGCAATCCTTTCAAAGAGAAATTGTATGGCGACTGGCTGTTCGAAGGGGCGTTCGAGCCGCATCTGGGGGAGGTCTACCTGGACGGCAAATCGCTGTACGAATGTGATAGCGTTACCAAGCTGCGCGATCCGAAGGTATGGCCTCAGGCCAAATACTCGCAGGATTCTCTTCTGCAGTGGTATGCGGAGGTAAGCTCCAATGCTACTAAGATCTGGGCGAGCTTCGGAGGCAAGGACCCCCGCAGGGAGAATGTGGAGATCAGCGTTCGACCTTATTGCTTCTGGCCGGAGAAGACAGGACGGGGCTATATAACCGTCAAGGGCTTCACGCTCCGCCAGGCTTCTCCCCAATGGGCACCGCCGACGGCGCTGCAGGAAGGGCTGATCGGCCCGCACTGGAGCAAGGGCTGGATCATTGAGGACAACCACATCTGCGAGTCCAAATGCACAGGGGTGAGCCTGGGCAAAGAAATCTCAACCGGGCATAACGAGTGGTCGAATGGCCGGATGAAGGGCGGGACGCAGCGGGAGCAGGAGGTTATTTTCCGTGCACTCCGCCAGGATTGGCATAAGGACAACATCGGAAGTCATATCGTGCGCAATAACGTGATTCATGATTGTGAGCAGGCCGGAGTCGTCGGACATTTGGGTGGGGCCTTCAGCCAGATTATCCAGAACCGGATTTATAATATTCATCATAAACGGATTTTTCACGGGGCAGAGGTCGGCGGAATCAAGCTCCATGCTTCACTGGATACCCAAATTTGCGGCAATGTTATTTACAGCTCCTACCGGGCGTTATGGCTCGATTGGCAGGCGCAGGGTACCCGGATCAGCCGGAATGTGTTCTACGACAACCTGTCCGAGGATTTCTTCATGGAGGTCTGCCACGGTCCTTATATGGTCGATCACAACCTGTTCCTGTCGCCGATGAACTTCCGCAATATGGCCCAGGGCGGCGCATTCGTCCACAATCTGTTCGCCGGCAGGTTCGTAGTGCGTCCTGAGCTTACCCGTTATACGCCGTACCATATGCCGCATGAGACAGCGGTTGCCGGTTACAGCAACTTCACGGGCGGTGATGACCGATACTATAACAATATTTTCCTGCGTGATGAGGACACGGACGATGAGGTAGTGCCGATGACATTCTTCGAGCATCTGCCGCTTACCCCGAGAGAGCAGCTTAACGATAACGGTGAACGGGTAATGGACGGTATCCCTGACAATTCCCGCTGTTACCTGCATCCTGTTGGACTGGGCGGCTATAACGAGCATCCGAATGCCCGGGATAAGCAGTGGTGGGAATACACCAGGGAAGAGATCAAGGCGCTGATCGATTCCGGGAAGCCGTTCCATCCTGAACAGATGGCCCTTCCTGTAGCCATTCAAGGCAATCTGTATCTGAAAGATGCGGTGCCGGGTGCGCATGAGCCACATGCGAAGGTCTATGCTGACAAAGGCATTGAGATTGAGGTTGATCCGGCTTCCGGCAAGGTGCAGGTGCATATCGTGAACCCTGAGCTGCTGCGTGCAGCCGCGCCGACCGTGGTCACCACGAATCTGCTGGGCAGAAGCTATCACGCCGAGATGCGCTATGAGGAGCCGGACGGCTCGCCGTACCGGTTCGACCGCGATTTCTTCGGTAAACAGCGTCCGGACTCGAATGTAACGCCTGGACCGTTTGAATTAACAGAGAATGCTGCGGTGAAAATAGTGCTGTAG
- a CDS encoding GNAT family N-acetyltransferase — MKTVQEKYTDTPENFNNVHAFLRKMVTLTGKLQTWEFVRFEFWERYEAAKSTDPNFMEKNARLWKNEAGEIIGLFISESGGSFFSLIVHPDDPQLAGEMVEWARKVWGEGKKKLNTDCYPYGLEVQALLDQGFVQDSHIGNTRRYDLAHTDYTLKLEEGYYIRCMAEGIDERAKSNLIEQIFSPDDVNVGNSDYWRKDLKSYRAELDLSVVDDKGRPVAFCFGFVDQDNGLAVIETIGTHPDYWQRGFGKAVVTACFLRLKEQGVTTAYITGFSAEANALYQSLQPVEMVPLHSYVYEH; from the coding sequence ATGAAGACAGTACAAGAAAAGTATACAGACACCCCGGAGAACTTCAACAACGTTCATGCCTTTTTGAGAAAAATGGTAACTTTGACGGGTAAGCTTCAGACCTGGGAATTTGTCAGATTCGAGTTCTGGGAGCGGTATGAAGCCGCTAAAAGCACAGACCCTAATTTCATGGAAAAGAATGCACGCCTATGGAAGAATGAAGCCGGTGAGATCATAGGCTTGTTCATTTCCGAATCGGGGGGCAGCTTCTTCAGCTTAATTGTCCACCCGGATGATCCGCAGCTGGCAGGCGAGATGGTGGAATGGGCCCGGAAGGTATGGGGCGAAGGGAAAAAGAAGCTTAACACCGATTGCTATCCCTACGGTCTGGAGGTTCAGGCATTATTAGACCAAGGATTTGTGCAGGATTCTCATATCGGGAACACCCGAAGATACGATCTTGCGCATACGGATTACACTTTGAAGCTGGAAGAAGGATACTATATCCGTTGCATGGCGGAAGGGATTGACGAGAGAGCGAAGAGCAATTTGATTGAGCAGATCTTCTCTCCGGATGATGTCAATGTCGGGAACTCAGATTACTGGAGAAAAGATCTAAAGTCCTATCGTGCGGAGCTTGATCTCTCGGTGGTTGACGATAAGGGGCGGCCTGTTGCCTTCTGTTTCGGGTTCGTGGATCAGGATAACGGGCTCGCGGTTATAGAGACGATTGGGACCCATCCGGATTACTGGCAACGGGGCTTCGGCAAGGCGGTTGTTACAGCCTGCTTCTTGCGGCTGAAGGAGCAAGGTGTGACAACGGCATATATTACGGGTTTTTCTGCCGAGGCTAATGCACTCTATCAATCTCTGCAGCCGGTGGAGATGGTTCCACTTCATTCGTATGTGTATGAACATTAA
- a CDS encoding MerR family transcriptional regulator yields MKIHVLAQKTGLNPPTIRYYEKEGLLDRRHVERRDNNYRDYTEDAVEHLLLIKRVQAAGFTIREIKVILKEEDGNKLELSRAIEYLRKKMKEMDLRKRELEQSQSLLARMLDNKLALLEKKGT; encoded by the coding sequence ATGAAAATTCATGTGCTGGCACAGAAGACCGGGTTAAATCCGCCGACTATTCGTTATTACGAGAAGGAAGGATTGCTGGATAGACGCCACGTTGAGCGCAGGGACAATAATTACCGCGACTATACCGAGGATGCAGTCGAACACCTTTTACTGATCAAAAGGGTTCAGGCTGCGGGTTTTACGATAAGGGAAATCAAAGTTATTTTGAAGGAAGAAGACGGGAACAAGCTTGAGCTCTCCCGGGCCATTGAATATTTGCGGAAGAAGATGAAGGAAATGGACCTCAGGAAAAGAGAATTGGAACAATCGCAGTCTCTTCTCGCCCGGATGCTAGACAACAAATTGGCGCTGCTGGAGAAGAAGGGAACATAA
- a CDS encoding patatin-like phospholipase family protein: MNAQKWNSPSRAVVLGGGGVTGIAWEVGVLAGLLESGVDLHLADVIIGTSAGAFVGAALASGYEMNKLFAAQSDTNSAEIPVAASKELMQAWYKAFATGGSDPRKVGAEFGRIAKNNPSPVSPEQRRSVVESRLVTRKWPANLKVTAIDANTGELHTFDHQAGISLPDAVSASGAVPGIWPLVSIGDRFWTDGGMVSTTNSRLAEGYERIVILSPMPNGYGSIPGAADDAASMRTSADVYLITPNGRSVESIGSNIYDQTRRGVSAVAGREQGCSIAEAVLTMW; this comes from the coding sequence ATGAACGCTCAGAAATGGAATTCACCGAGCCGGGCTGTAGTTTTGGGGGGCGGTGGCGTAACGGGCATCGCATGGGAGGTTGGTGTCTTAGCGGGACTGCTCGAATCCGGAGTAGACCTCCACCTGGCTGACGTGATCATCGGAACGTCCGCCGGTGCGTTTGTAGGAGCGGCCTTGGCCAGCGGGTACGAGATGAATAAACTGTTTGCTGCCCAGTCGGACACGAACTCGGCCGAGATACCGGTTGCCGCGTCCAAAGAATTGATGCAAGCATGGTATAAGGCATTTGCCACGGGAGGAAGCGATCCGCGAAAAGTCGGGGCAGAATTCGGCCGTATCGCCAAAAATAATCCCTCCCCTGTGTCGCCTGAACAGCGGCGCAGCGTGGTCGAGAGTCGCCTTGTGACCAGAAAATGGCCGGCGAATCTTAAGGTGACCGCTATCGATGCCAATACCGGGGAACTTCATACTTTCGATCATCAAGCGGGTATTTCTTTGCCCGATGCCGTGTCGGCGAGCGGAGCCGTTCCAGGAATTTGGCCGCTTGTATCAATCGGGGACCGCTTCTGGACCGACGGAGGAATGGTGTCCACGACCAATTCAAGGCTGGCTGAAGGTTATGAACGAATCGTGATTCTTTCCCCAATGCCGAATGGTTATGGCTCCATCCCGGGAGCGGCGGATGATGCAGCAAGCATGCGTACAAGCGCGGACGTTTATCTCATAACACCCAATGGACGCAGCGTTGAGTCGATCGGCTCGAATATCTACGACCAGACCCGCCGCGGCGTATCGGCGGTCGCGGGGCGGGAGCAGGGATGCTCTATCGCCGAAGCCGTTCTGACTATGTGGTAA
- a CDS encoding alpha/beta hydrolase-fold protein, whose amino-acid sequence MNQQKYTTQAAGYDQEKAGIERGKITMIEYPSATVGTTRKARVYTPPGYSSTEKYNVLYLLHGIGGDEDEWFTHGTPQIILDNLYADHKLKPMIVVLPNGRAMQNDRAEGDIFAPDKLEAFATFESDLLNDLIPYIEANYSVLTDREHRALAGLSMGGGQSLNMGLNNLDRFAWVGAFSAAPNTKEPELLVPDPQKVADALNLLWLSCGDRDNLKYVSDRTHAYFLEHNVPHIWVEEQGDHDWPVWKNGLYQFAQLIF is encoded by the coding sequence ATGAACCAACAGAAGTATACAACACAAGCAGCGGGATATGATCAGGAGAAAGCAGGGATTGAGCGTGGTAAGATCACGATGATTGAATATCCATCTGCAACAGTGGGCACCACCCGGAAGGCAAGAGTATACACACCGCCCGGTTATTCCAGCACAGAGAAATATAATGTCTTGTACCTGCTGCACGGCATCGGCGGGGATGAGGACGAATGGTTCACCCACGGCACTCCGCAGATTATTCTCGACAATCTGTATGCCGATCACAAGCTGAAGCCGATGATTGTTGTGTTGCCGAACGGCCGGGCGATGCAGAATGACCGGGCGGAGGGCGACATTTTCGCGCCTGACAAGTTGGAAGCCTTTGCAACCTTTGAGTCTGATCTGCTGAACGATCTGATCCCTTATATCGAAGCGAATTATTCCGTGCTGACGGACCGGGAGCACCGTGCGCTGGCCGGCTTATCCATGGGCGGAGGGCAATCGCTCAATATGGGTCTGAACAACCTGGATCGCTTCGCCTGGGTAGGGGCCTTCTCTGCGGCACCTAACACGAAGGAGCCAGAGCTGCTGGTACCTGATCCGCAGAAGGTAGCGGACGCGCTTAACCTGCTCTGGTTATCCTGCGGAGACCGGGACAACCTGAAGTATGTCAGCGACCGCACCCATGCCTACTTCCTGGAGCATAACGTGCCGCATATCTGGGTCGAAGAGCAGGGCGACCATGACTGGCCGGTCTGGAAGAACGGGCTGTATCAGTTTGCGCAGCTTATTTTTTAA
- a CDS encoding carbohydrate ABC transporter permease has translation MSDNQTSLTPNTREIDITKKTVKMQVSATDKIISTIIYILFSLFAFICVYPFYSIIINTISANDLSAKGEIIFWPKGIHFQNYIDVFKIPGLGNAFMISLGRTVIGTLLTVGASAFLGFMFAQEDMWGKKFWYRFTIITMFFNAGIIPWYLTMRSLHLTDNFLAYILPSVVAPFFIILVKTFVEATPKELQQAASIDGAGIFTIFYKVILPISKPILATVAIFSAVNQWNSFQDTLLLVTDSKLYSLQFILYNYINQASSLSTMVNLQNAGSTAMATLATKQTSTSIRMTVTIIVVAPILLVYPIFQRFFVKGIIIGAVKG, from the coding sequence ATGAGTGACAACCAGACCAGTCTTACGCCAAACACCCGTGAGATCGACATCACCAAAAAAACGGTCAAAATGCAGGTCAGCGCTACCGATAAAATCATCTCTACTATTATCTATATCCTCTTCTCCCTGTTCGCCTTCATCTGCGTTTATCCGTTCTACTCAATCATTATCAATACGATCAGCGCGAATGATCTCAGTGCGAAGGGCGAAATCATTTTCTGGCCTAAGGGGATTCATTTCCAGAATTATATCGATGTGTTCAAAATCCCGGGTCTGGGCAATGCCTTCATGATCTCCCTCGGCAGAACCGTAATCGGTACGCTCCTGACCGTCGGCGCCTCGGCCTTCCTTGGATTCATGTTCGCGCAGGAGGACATGTGGGGCAAAAAGTTCTGGTACCGCTTCACCATTATCACGATGTTCTTCAACGCCGGAATCATTCCTTGGTATCTGACCATGAGATCGCTGCATCTGACGGACAACTTCCTGGCTTATATTCTTCCGTCCGTTGTTGCTCCTTTCTTCATTATCCTGGTCAAAACCTTCGTCGAGGCAACACCGAAGGAGCTCCAGCAGGCGGCCAGCATTGACGGCGCAGGAATCTTTACGATTTTCTATAAAGTCATTCTGCCAATCAGCAAGCCGATCCTTGCAACCGTTGCCATTTTCTCGGCGGTCAACCAGTGGAACTCCTTTCAGGATACGCTTTTGCTGGTAACGGATAGTAAGCTCTACAGCTTACAGTTCATACTGTATAACTACATCAACCAGGCGAGTTCCTTGTCGACCATGGTCAATCTGCAGAATGCCGGCTCAACGGCCATGGCTACTCTGGCGACCAAGCAGACCTCTACCTCCATCCGCATGACCGTAACCATTATCGTAGTCGCACCTATTCTGCTGGTATATCCGATCTTCCAGAGATTTTTTGTAAAAGGAATTATAATTGGTGCGGTCAAAGGCTAA
- a CDS encoding ABC transporter permease subunit, producing the protein MRSQSMRSNSFRKFLYISPFMLLLAVFAYYPLYGWVYAFFDYTPPIPLSASEFVGFKWFHSLVENQVKIDQLMQVIWNTFGISGLGILFSWLPMIFAIFLTEIKAVRFRKFIQTVTTLPNFISWVLVYSLAFSMFSSEGMVNGFLHMTGLTDSPTMFLQSSEHVWWTMWAWATWKTLGWSAILYIAAIMGIDESLYEAAYVDGATRMQVIRHVVLPSMMPTYFVLLMLQIASFLNNGLEQYFVFQNAFNKDTIQVLDLYVYNLAMGGGSYSVSVAISMLKSVISVVLLFSVNGLSKMLRGEGIV; encoded by the coding sequence ATGCGCAGCCAGAGCATGAGAAGCAATTCGTTCCGGAAATTCCTTTACATCTCTCCCTTTATGCTTTTACTCGCTGTCTTTGCCTACTATCCGCTCTATGGATGGGTATATGCCTTTTTTGACTACACCCCGCCTATCCCGTTGTCCGCCTCCGAGTTCGTCGGTTTCAAATGGTTCCATTCCCTGGTTGAGAATCAGGTCAAGATCGACCAGTTAATGCAGGTCATCTGGAATACCTTCGGCATCAGCGGACTGGGCATCCTTTTCTCCTGGCTCCCGATGATCTTCGCTATCTTCCTGACCGAAATCAAGGCGGTACGTTTCCGCAAATTCATCCAGACGGTCACCACGCTGCCGAACTTCATCAGTTGGGTGCTTGTGTACTCCCTCGCCTTCTCCATGTTCTCCAGCGAAGGGATGGTCAACGGCTTCCTGCATATGACCGGGCTGACCGATTCTCCAACCATGTTCCTGCAGAGCTCCGAGCATGTCTGGTGGACGATGTGGGCTTGGGCTACCTGGAAGACACTGGGCTGGTCCGCCATTCTGTACATCGCAGCCATCATGGGCATCGACGAATCGCTGTATGAAGCGGCTTATGTAGACGGGGCTACCCGGATGCAGGTGATCCGCCATGTCGTATTGCCAAGCATGATGCCAACCTACTTCGTCCTGCTGATGCTCCAGATTGCCAGCTTCCTGAACAACGGATTGGAGCAGTATTTCGTATTCCAGAATGCGTTTAACAAGGACACTATTCAGGTTCTTGATCTATATGTGTATAACCTCGCCATGGGCGGCGGCAGCTATTCCGTCTCTGTTGCGATCAGTATGCTGAAGAGTGTGATCAGCGTGGTGCTTCTCTTTTCGGTGAACGGGCTGTCCAAAATGCTGAGAGGAGAGGGCATTGTATGA
- a CDS encoding helix-turn-helix domain-containing protein translates to MLYRILCVERNRLVREIASYMAGSKLKNFIIHAHADYSSDILRLIRSEGISLVLLNIRDAHAPGMRVCEQIRQGSSVPIILLGGSGDFGLARQALLYNVSDYLTDPVDPAELGGSLEAVRRILAPAGRPAAAEQDYAEFTLQKEPPSPSPIVSTIKQYVDEQLHRNITLKQISDSLNFNCAYLGQKFKQQENMSFNEYLLRQRMEKAKLLLETTDMKIYEIADAVGYSEIDWFYKKFREYTGTSANEYRKQCFITA, encoded by the coding sequence ATGTTGTACAGAATCTTATGTGTAGAGCGTAACCGTCTGGTGCGGGAGATCGCTTCTTATATGGCAGGGAGCAAACTTAAGAATTTTATCATTCATGCGCATGCTGATTATTCATCCGATATTCTGCGGCTGATCCGCAGCGAGGGGATATCACTGGTTCTTCTGAACATCAGGGACGCCCATGCGCCGGGCATGAGAGTCTGTGAGCAGATTAGACAGGGAAGCTCCGTTCCGATTATCCTGCTCGGAGGCAGCGGGGATTTCGGGCTGGCGCGGCAAGCTTTACTTTATAATGTAAGCGATTACTTGACGGACCCGGTGGACCCGGCTGAGCTGGGCGGAAGTCTGGAAGCGGTTAGACGGATACTGGCTCCAGCCGGCAGACCGGCTGCTGCGGAGCAGGATTATGCGGAGTTCACCCTACAAAAAGAGCCGCCCTCCCCGTCTCCAATTGTCAGTACGATCAAGCAATACGTGGATGAGCAGCTCCATCGTAATATTACGCTCAAGCAGATCTCCGACTCCTTGAACTTCAATTGCGCCTATCTCGGACAGAAGTTCAAGCAGCAGGAGAATATGTCCTTCAACGAATACCTCCTGCGCCAGCGGATGGAGAAGGCCAAGCTGCTGCTGGAAACGACCGACATGAAGATCTATGAGATTGCAGACGCTGTGGGGTATTCGGAAATCGACTGGTTCTACAAGAAATTCAGAGAATACACGGGAACCAGTGCCAATGAATACCGCAAGCAATGCTTCATCACTGCCTGA
- a CDS encoding extracellular solute-binding protein, which yields MRAKKVMSVFISTLLLAATTACGGAGNGGNAGGGASAQPAAATEAPAAEATAEATATAQPSNATPDKDFDMGGRTIKIVSWWDMKIPEDNPDNIQRSKNLKELMAKHNFKVEYVALDFGEYQKKVVASLVAGEPLGDIVRMGKGYMIPVLTKQDMFWPVDEYTKNENAFNQRMTTEFSQYEGRGYGFSENAGNLISGIFYNRTLMKKLGMKPLQEYVNEDNWNWETFTQVAKEANKDTDNNGKLDVWGLASGGFLEMAMASNETDLTIDDKQNLDDPKLLEVFKFIAKLGAEKVARPTEGGDWQEPAQFFRQGNTLMYAGADYEANGFKTDMKDYDIGFVPFPKGPNATEYHSVESNVQFLTIPKKAENPDQLLYIWEKINDIESIYDYPKQASLESTYDNEDDINNAKLVEGGMLLTNHNTFSTMPYYEMVDELKKGTSASTVIQKYKAKVQASVDAVYKK from the coding sequence ATGCGGGCAAAAAAAGTAATGTCAGTATTCATTAGTACGTTGTTATTAGCAGCCACGACGGCATGCGGCGGAGCGGGGAACGGCGGGAACGCCGGAGGGGGAGCATCAGCCCAGCCGGCGGCGGCTACGGAGGCTCCGGCCGCTGAGGCCACTGCGGAAGCTACAGCGACTGCGCAGCCTAGCAATGCTACACCGGACAAGGATTTCGATATGGGCGGCAGAACGATCAAGATTGTCTCCTGGTGGGATATGAAGATTCCCGAGGATAACCCGGACAATATCCAGCGCTCGAAGAATCTGAAGGAATTGATGGCCAAGCATAATTTCAAGGTTGAATATGTAGCGCTGGACTTCGGTGAATACCAGAAGAAGGTAGTGGCTTCACTGGTTGCCGGTGAACCGCTTGGCGATATTGTCAGAATGGGCAAGGGCTATATGATTCCGGTGCTGACGAAGCAGGATATGTTCTGGCCGGTTGACGAATACACCAAGAACGAGAATGCTTTCAATCAGCGGATGACTACGGAATTCTCGCAATATGAGGGCCGGGGCTATGGCTTCTCTGAGAATGCGGGTAACCTGATCAGCGGGATATTCTATAACCGCACTTTGATGAAGAAGCTGGGCATGAAGCCGCTCCAGGAATATGTGAACGAGGATAACTGGAACTGGGAGACCTTCACCCAAGTCGCCAAAGAAGCGAACAAGGATACAGATAACAACGGGAAACTTGATGTATGGGGCTTGGCCTCAGGCGGGTTCCTGGAAATGGCGATGGCCTCTAACGAGACCGATCTGACCATTGATGACAAGCAGAATCTCGATGATCCCAAGCTGCTGGAGGTATTCAAGTTCATCGCCAAGCTGGGTGCCGAGAAGGTAGCCCGGCCGACTGAAGGCGGGGACTGGCAGGAACCGGCGCAGTTCTTCCGCCAGGGGAACACGCTGATGTATGCAGGAGCAGATTATGAGGCGAACGGCTTCAAGACGGATATGAAGGATTATGATATCGGCTTTGTTCCTTTTCCAAAAGGGCCTAATGCTACCGAATACCACAGTGTGGAATCCAATGTCCAGTTCCTGACCATCCCGAAGAAAGCCGAGAATCCGGACCAGCTGCTCTATATCTGGGAGAAGATCAACGATATCGAGTCGATCTATGATTATCCGAAGCAGGCTTCGCTGGAGAGCACGTATGACAACGAGGACGATATCAACAACGCCAAGCTGGTCGAAGGCGGCATGCTGTTAACGAACCATAACACCTTCTCGACTATGCCGTACTACGAGATGGTAGATGAGCTAAAGAAGGGAACTTCAGCTTCGACTGTCATTCAGAAGTACAAGGCGAAGGTTCAGGCATCTGTAGACGCGGTCTACAAAAAATAA